The proteins below come from a single Jaculus jaculus isolate mJacJac1 chromosome X, mJacJac1.mat.Y.cur, whole genome shotgun sequence genomic window:
- the Med21 gene encoding mediator of RNA polymerase II transcription subunit 21 translates to MEDPLTQLQDAENSLADQFCNAIRVLQQCGPPASFSNIPTAINKDQPANPTEEYAQLFAARIAWTAKDTDVLIDSLPSEESTAALQAASLYKLEEENHEAATCLEDVMYREVMLLEKIQSALADIAQSQLKTRSGAHSQPLPDS, encoded by the coding sequence ATGGAGGACCCGCTCACGCAGCTGCAGGACGCGGAGAACTCGCTTGCAGATCAGTTTTGTAATGCCATTAGAGTGTTGCAACAATGTGGTCCTCCTGCTTCTTTTAGTAACATTCCAACAGCAATTAACAAAGACCAGCCAGCCAATCCTACAGAAGAGTATGCCCAGCTCTTTGCAGCACGGATCGCAtggacagcaaaggacactgatgTCTTGATAGATTCCTTACCCAGTGAGGAGTCTACAGCTGCGTTGCAGGCTGCCAGCTTATACAAGCTAGAAGAGGAAAACCACGAAGCTGCCACGTGTCTGGAGGATGTGATGTACCGGGAAGTCATGCTTCTGGAAAAGATTCAGAGTGCGCTTGCTGACATCGCCCAGTCCCAGCTGAAGACAAGAAGCGGCGCCCATAGCCAGCCTCTTCCCGACTCATAG